In Nitrospira sp., a single genomic region encodes these proteins:
- the miaA gene encoding tRNA (adenosine(37)-N6)-dimethylallyltransferase MiaA, whose amino-acid sequence MSLLTDAQVRLKPLVVIVGPTAVGKSRVAVEVAKHFNTEVLTADSRQVYYGMDLGTDKPALSERQGIPHRLIDLVPPDQAFNAGLYRRHAVDAIERLHRFRLIPLVVGGTGLYVRTLVRGLCAAPPAQPSVRTRLQEEAKESGAGSLYSRLASVDPVSASKLHPHDTAKVIRALEVQQLSGKPMSAFHAAHAFGDQPYRTLLIGLDRNREALYRRIEARIDWQLEHGFLKETAGLLAQGYHRESSAMKGLGYRHAADFLAGDCEYAEMVRRFKRDTRHFAKRQLTWFRRDPAVHWLGIEESESPEHTAARITERIDRFLASL is encoded by the coding sequence ATGTCCCTTCTGACTGACGCGCAGGTTCGGCTGAAGCCGCTGGTCGTGATTGTCGGCCCGACGGCGGTAGGAAAGAGCCGCGTCGCCGTGGAGGTGGCCAAGCATTTCAACACTGAGGTGCTGACCGCGGATTCCCGCCAAGTGTATTACGGAATGGATCTGGGCACCGATAAGCCGGCTCTTTCCGAACGGCAGGGAATCCCTCATCGCTTGATCGATCTGGTCCCGCCGGATCAAGCCTTCAATGCCGGTCTCTACCGTCGCCACGCGGTGGACGCGATCGAGCGGTTACACCGCTTCCGCCTGATACCGTTGGTCGTCGGAGGGACTGGATTGTACGTGCGGACTCTGGTGAGGGGACTCTGTGCGGCTCCTCCGGCTCAGCCCTCGGTCCGTACTCGGTTGCAGGAAGAGGCGAAGGAGTCCGGAGCTGGAAGCTTGTACAGCCGATTGGCCTCGGTGGACCCGGTCTCCGCGTCCAAATTGCATCCGCACGACACCGCAAAGGTGATTCGGGCGCTTGAAGTTCAGCAGTTGTCCGGGAAGCCGATGTCCGCCTTTCATGCGGCGCACGCTTTCGGCGACCAGCCGTATCGCACGCTGTTGATCGGGCTCGATCGGAATCGGGAGGCGTTGTACCGGCGGATCGAGGCGCGGATCGATTGGCAGTTGGAGCATGGGTTTCTCAAAGAAACGGCGGGATTGCTGGCTCAAGGGTATCATCGAGAGAGTTCTGCGATGAAGGGGCTCGGTTACCGCCACGCGGCGGACTTTCTTGCCGGGGACTGCGAGTATGCCGAAATGGTCAGGCGATTCAAGCGGGATACCAGACATTTCGCCAAGCGCCAGCTGACATGGTTTCGCCGTGACCCCGCCGTCCACTGGCTCGGCATCGAAGAGTCGGAATCTCCGGAGCACACGGCGGCTCGGATCACGGAACGGATCGACCGGTTCCTGGCCTCGCTGTAG
- the mtnP gene encoding S-methyl-5'-thioadenosine phosphorylase has translation MKRREPAVRADIGIIGGSGLYDMEGLGHVKEVAVRTPFGSPSDAVILGELDGIRIAFLSRHGRGHTFSPSEINYRANVYALKSLGVRRLISVSAVGSMKESIKPGHVVFPDQFIDLTKRRASTFFEGGAVAHVAFGEPICRSLASHLSAAARSVGATVHDGGTYVCIEGPQFSTKAESHLYRQWGVSVIGMTNLPEAKLAREAELCYATVALATDYDCWHETEEPVTVEAILATLRQNVALAKRLLRVSVQSAAAGDECLCQRALRDAIVTDPARIRAALRRTLAVFTDRLAPAKGKR, from the coding sequence ATGAAGCGACGAGAACCGGCGGTGCGGGCGGACATCGGCATCATCGGCGGAAGCGGGTTATACGATATGGAAGGACTGGGGCATGTCAAAGAGGTGGCGGTGCGAACGCCGTTCGGTTCCCCGTCCGACGCCGTCATCCTCGGGGAGTTGGACGGGATCCGCATCGCGTTTCTGTCACGCCACGGACGGGGGCATACGTTCAGTCCGTCCGAGATCAACTATCGGGCCAACGTCTATGCGCTGAAGTCTCTGGGCGTCCGACGGCTTATCTCGGTCAGCGCGGTCGGGAGTATGAAGGAGTCGATCAAGCCGGGGCACGTCGTCTTCCCGGACCAGTTCATCGACCTGACGAAACGCAGAGCGTCGACCTTCTTCGAGGGCGGTGCGGTGGCGCATGTGGCTTTCGGCGAGCCGATCTGTCGTTCTCTGGCTTCCCATCTCTCGGCCGCGGCCCGTTCCGTCGGGGCGACGGTTCATGACGGCGGCACATATGTCTGCATCGAAGGCCCTCAGTTCTCCACCAAAGCCGAATCGCACCTGTATCGGCAGTGGGGCGTCAGCGTCATCGGCATGACGAATCTTCCGGAGGCCAAGCTCGCGCGGGAAGCAGAACTCTGTTACGCCACGGTCGCCTTGGCGACCGACTATGATTGCTGGCACGAGACGGAAGAGCCGGTGACCGTCGAGGCGATCTTGGCGACACTGCGGCAAAATGTGGCGTTGGCGAAGCGGCTCCTCCGGGTTTCGGTACAGTCGGCAGCGGCAGGCGACGAGTGCCTCTGCCAGCGGGCGTTGCGCGACGCCATCGTGACGGATCCCGCTCGAATCCGGGCTGCGCTTCGCCGCACATTGGCGGTCTTCACTGACCGCCTGGCTCCCGCGAAAGGAAAACGGTGA
- a CDS encoding PfkB family carbohydrate kinase: protein MGTLLVVGSVALDTVKTPFGAVEEVLGGSATYFSTSASYFADVNLIAVVGEDFPSQHLMFLKSRKIDLAGLERRPGATFRWKGEYTHQLNEAHTLDTKLNVFETFRPKIPERYRAPDVLFLGNIDPELQLDVLNKLPRPPLIACDTMNFWINGKRDALWRVLEKVDILIINDGEARALGEDSNLVKVAQKVLARGPKHLIIKRGEYGVLMFNEKQVFGAPAFPLDDVRDPTGAGDTFAGGFLGHLAATGNRSPEAFKQAIIFGSVMASFTVEAFSLDRLRILDYKEIQERFRAFKQLTHFEDLP, encoded by the coding sequence ATGGGTACATTGCTCGTAGTTGGGTCGGTCGCGTTGGACACAGTCAAGACGCCGTTCGGAGCGGTGGAAGAGGTGCTGGGCGGTTCGGCCACCTACTTCTCCACTTCGGCGAGCTATTTTGCGGACGTCAATCTGATCGCGGTGGTGGGCGAAGATTTTCCGTCGCAACATCTCATGTTTCTGAAAAGCCGCAAGATCGATCTTGCTGGATTGGAACGGCGGCCGGGCGCCACGTTCCGGTGGAAGGGAGAATACACTCATCAGCTCAACGAAGCGCACACGCTGGATACCAAGCTCAACGTCTTTGAAACCTTCCGTCCGAAGATTCCGGAACGCTATCGCGCTCCGGACGTCCTATTCCTTGGAAATATCGACCCGGAACTGCAATTGGACGTGCTGAACAAACTGCCGCGGCCTCCGCTCATCGCGTGCGATACCATGAACTTCTGGATCAACGGCAAGCGCGACGCTCTGTGGCGGGTGTTGGAGAAGGTGGACATTCTGATCATCAACGACGGAGAGGCGCGCGCGTTGGGTGAAGATTCCAATCTGGTCAAGGTGGCGCAGAAAGTTCTGGCGCGTGGGCCGAAGCATTTGATCATCAAACGGGGCGAGTACGGCGTGCTGATGTTCAATGAAAAGCAGGTGTTCGGCGCCCCGGCCTTTCCGCTCGACGATGTACGCGATCCGACAGGAGCCGGTGATACCTTTGCTGGCGGTTTTCTGGGGCATTTGGCCGCAACCGGGAACCGATCTCCCGAGGCATTCAAGCAAGCCATCATATTTGGTAGCGTCATGGCCTCCTTTACCGTAGAAGCCTTTAGTCTTGACCGCTTGCGCATCCTGGATTACAAAGAGATCCAGGAACGCTTCAGAGCCTTCAAGCAGTTGACCCATTTCGAGGACCTTCCGTGA
- a CDS encoding tetratricopeptide repeat protein, whose protein sequence is MTTTPSRAAVGRRSSYCAAVAVIGLGLLTGCATSDESKQKSKGYYQEGLASLDRDRQKAYVSFQKAVQLNPDNKEARYGLGHILALQGKFAQAEQEFRAAIKIDEDYSEAHTYLGQVLISQDRWAEAVPEFRKALTNPLYSTPDLARFHLGRALAHEGDLQGAMEALEDALTVNPPNVPPAQSNLELGRIYYKMGFDRRAVETLTKVTLIDKNGEYGAAAREMLARLKP, encoded by the coding sequence GTGACCACGACTCCTTCGAGGGCGGCTGTCGGCCGTCGGTCGTCGTATTGCGCCGCTGTGGCGGTCATCGGTCTGGGCCTATTGACCGGCTGCGCAACGTCCGACGAGTCAAAGCAAAAGTCCAAGGGGTACTATCAGGAAGGATTGGCCAGCCTCGACCGGGATCGTCAGAAAGCCTACGTGTCCTTTCAAAAGGCCGTTCAGCTGAATCCCGACAACAAAGAGGCTCGATACGGTCTGGGTCACATTCTTGCTCTCCAGGGCAAGTTTGCTCAGGCCGAACAGGAATTTCGGGCGGCGATCAAGATCGACGAGGACTACTCGGAGGCGCATACGTACCTGGGGCAGGTGTTGATCAGTCAGGACCGATGGGCCGAAGCGGTTCCGGAGTTTCGAAAGGCGCTGACCAATCCGCTATACAGTACGCCGGACCTCGCCCGCTTCCATCTCGGGCGCGCGCTGGCCCATGAAGGCGATCTGCAGGGCGCCATGGAGGCGCTGGAGGATGCGCTGACGGTGAACCCGCCGAATGTGCCTCCTGCGCAGTCAAATCTTGAACTGGGGCGGATCTACTACAAGATGGGATTCGATCGGCGCGCCGTCGAGACCCTTACGAAAGTCACCCTGATCGACAAGAACGGAGAGTACGGGGCGGCGGCCAGGGAGATGCTGGCTCGTTTGAAACCGTGA
- a CDS encoding DUF4115 domain-containing protein, whose product MESIGDFFKQVRETKGLTIDEVASKTRIRSDFVRALEEGNFAKLPDQVFARGFVRSYARSLGLDEEDAIHRFIQSAGAFYEKQDEKERLKARQVQEERKRQANRKAVAVAIGIAIITLVFLLSREQSTVLVRRPAMDLPPAAGKRTSAPAPEARDGAPKTEPEPLPASAPPSKSKPADTPPPAPPKTETSSPRASSPAPAVAATQPVPLAVPPPAPIGSDGPLGGISLEAAPDATDQLVLDLEATELSWVVIQIDGGSPQEALLRPGEKAKWKGQDQFVLTLGNAGGVKAELNGKPQKPFGPSGKVARDIVLKR is encoded by the coding sequence ATGGAATCGATCGGCGATTTTTTCAAGCAGGTTCGCGAAACCAAAGGTCTGACGATCGACGAGGTGGCGTCGAAAACCAGAATCCGCTCCGATTTCGTCAGGGCGCTCGAGGAAGGGAACTTCGCTAAATTGCCCGACCAGGTATTTGCCAGAGGGTTCGTGCGCTCCTACGCCCGGTCGTTGGGACTCGACGAAGAAGATGCCATCCACCGTTTCATCCAGTCTGCCGGCGCGTTCTATGAGAAACAGGATGAAAAGGAACGGCTAAAAGCCAGGCAGGTTCAGGAAGAACGAAAGCGACAGGCCAACCGCAAGGCCGTCGCGGTCGCCATCGGTATCGCGATCATCACGCTCGTGTTTTTGTTGAGCCGTGAACAGTCCACCGTGCTGGTGCGTCGTCCGGCGATGGATCTCCCGCCTGCCGCCGGCAAGCGGACAAGCGCCCCGGCTCCCGAGGCCCGCGACGGGGCACCCAAGACCGAGCCCGAGCCACTGCCGGCCTCCGCGCCGCCCTCCAAATCCAAACCGGCCGATACGCCGCCGCCTGCTCCACCGAAGACGGAGACCAGCTCTCCACGTGCGTCAAGCCCCGCCCCGGCCGTCGCTGCCACTCAACCTGTGCCCCTGGCCGTTCCGCCCCCCGCGCCGATTGGATCAGACGGCCCGCTCGGAGGCATCTCATTGGAAGCAGCTCCCGACGCAACGGACCAGCTGGTGCTGGATCTGGAAGCCACGGAATTGAGCTGGGTGGTCATCCAAATCGACGGTGGCAGTCCTCAGGAAGCGTTGCTTCGGCCCGGCGAAAAGGCCAAGTGGAAGGGGCAGGATCAGTTCGTGTTGACCCTCGGCAACGCCGGTGGTGTGAAAGCAGAGTTGAACGGCAAACCACAGAAGCCGTTCGGTCCAAGCGGCAAGGTCGCCCGCGATATTGTCCTCAAGCGCTGA
- a CDS encoding cytochrome c encodes MGTFSKFLGVSAAVLMLSASVAGAEEKDPLKPRVPADQMADAKAMKNPVAASPENIAKGKALFEGKGTCFNCHGKEGKGDGPAGAILNPSPRNFTNCKFHKKRKDGELFWVIKNGSPGTGMVSLIPAAITEEEAWTIINYERSFCKGEE; translated from the coding sequence ATGGGGACTTTTTCTAAGTTTTTGGGAGTCAGCGCTGCGGTGCTGATGTTGTCCGCGAGCGTGGCGGGAGCCGAAGAGAAGGATCCGTTGAAGCCGCGCGTTCCGGCCGACCAGATGGCCGATGCCAAGGCGATGAAGAACCCGGTTGCGGCTTCCCCGGAGAACATCGCCAAGGGAAAGGCGTTGTTCGAGGGTAAGGGCACCTGCTTCAACTGCCATGGGAAGGAAGGCAAGGGCGACGGTCCTGCCGGTGCGATCCTCAATCCCAGCCCGCGGAACTTCACAAACTGCAAGTTCCACAAGAAGCGGAAGGACGGCGAGCTGTTTTGGGTGATCAAGAACGGCAGCCCGGGAACCGGTATGGTTTCGTTGATTCCTGCGGCGATCACCGAAGAAGAAGCGTGGACGATCATCAATTACGAGCGGAGCTTCTGCAAGGGCGAAGAGTAG
- a CDS encoding caspase family protein: MTPGRLVFISSRPNLARCALVLVCLWVMGLSTGCEKFASAFRRTPLPDMGPRLNNSVKLTFDPAFSDMKATYKNDCGNLREVYIGTELESVMIDAAAQNFRAVSVTGGITSSTPPDMEILVTMERSSFRLIQDHLYDRVPADLKIDALVTFKDMSGHELGQQPIAIDRNQRLLLEPTQKRCDYANMDEFLYESGVALSTEFIRVSRHQLAGVGAAPVAAAAGAAARPSEPAPKVGRSPLSFKAMVLDENSNLVLEGGERVRVRVDLVNAGDQELQQVAATISGPPAILAQFPTTTLSAGRLQPGQSRSLEFAATLPQSVQAQKAQIRVNVSDPSVAAAPEQVLSVTVQPTAVNADDVDQIPAGAAGFKRANTFLLSIGIGSYRDSQLPVRKYGASDAEMVAAYLQSLGGVPASNVRLLQDWKALRPDIDEALLDWLPAHAGRDAVVIVYFAGVATVSPTGEVYLLPYDGSLASVSRSYPLKDLEAALARVKARQTIVLFDGTVSRLGSGTDGRAKGSGPQWAASRSSSVHVVSVSSLGRSIEDEKHRHGLFTYYFLRALRGDADTNRDGEVTLGETAAYLGQKVPWASKSQYGQEQRPLVLPPLKATDPAGAVVLTKPAAITAVEAP; the protein is encoded by the coding sequence ATGACCCCGGGGCGCTTGGTTTTCATCTCATCACGCCCGAATCTTGCCCGATGCGCCCTTGTCCTGGTCTGTCTCTGGGTCATGGGATTGTCCACGGGATGCGAGAAGTTCGCCTCGGCATTCCGGCGCACTCCGCTGCCAGACATGGGCCCACGCCTCAACAACTCCGTCAAACTGACTTTCGATCCCGCATTCAGCGACATGAAAGCCACGTACAAGAACGATTGCGGGAATTTGCGCGAAGTCTACATCGGCACCGAATTGGAATCGGTGATGATCGACGCGGCGGCACAGAATTTCCGAGCGGTGTCGGTCACCGGCGGGATCACCTCCTCCACCCCGCCCGACATGGAAATACTCGTGACGATGGAGAGATCCTCCTTCAGATTGATCCAAGATCACCTGTATGACCGAGTCCCCGCGGACTTGAAGATCGACGCCTTGGTCACATTCAAGGACATGTCGGGGCATGAACTTGGGCAACAGCCGATTGCCATCGACCGCAACCAGCGGTTGCTCCTGGAACCCACACAGAAGCGATGCGACTACGCCAACATGGACGAGTTTCTTTACGAGTCCGGCGTAGCTCTGTCGACCGAATTCATCCGGGTCTCGCGTCACCAGCTGGCGGGAGTCGGAGCGGCTCCGGTGGCCGCGGCGGCCGGCGCCGCCGCAAGACCGTCCGAGCCCGCACCGAAAGTCGGCCGTTCTCCCCTGTCGTTCAAAGCCATGGTGCTCGACGAGAACAGTAACCTGGTCCTGGAAGGTGGAGAACGGGTGCGCGTGCGCGTGGACCTGGTGAACGCGGGCGATCAGGAGCTTCAGCAGGTAGCCGCGACCATCTCCGGCCCACCGGCGATTCTAGCCCAATTTCCGACGACGACGCTGTCGGCCGGCCGCTTGCAGCCCGGCCAATCACGATCCCTCGAGTTTGCTGCCACACTCCCTCAGTCCGTGCAGGCACAGAAGGCACAGATTCGTGTGAACGTCTCGGATCCGAGCGTCGCTGCCGCCCCCGAGCAAGTCCTCTCCGTCACCGTGCAACCGACTGCCGTGAACGCGGACGACGTGGATCAAATCCCGGCCGGCGCCGCCGGGTTTAAACGCGCCAACACATTTCTCCTATCGATCGGTATCGGTTCCTATCGGGACTCACAATTGCCGGTCCGGAAATATGGGGCCTCCGATGCCGAAATGGTGGCGGCCTACCTACAGTCGCTCGGCGGGGTGCCGGCATCCAATGTCCGCCTGCTCCAGGACTGGAAAGCGTTGCGCCCCGATATCGACGAAGCGCTGCTCGACTGGTTACCTGCCCACGCAGGGAGAGATGCGGTTGTGATCGTCTATTTTGCGGGAGTGGCAACGGTGTCGCCGACCGGAGAGGTGTATCTCCTCCCCTACGATGGAAGCCTCGCTTCCGTCTCCCGCTCCTACCCGCTCAAAGATCTGGAAGCAGCGTTGGCCCGTGTGAAAGCGAGGCAGACGATCGTGCTGTTCGACGGAACCGTATCGCGGCTCGGATCAGGGACCGATGGTCGCGCAAAGGGTTCGGGTCCGCAGTGGGCCGCTTCCCGCAGCTCATCGGTTCATGTCGTGTCCGTAAGCAGCCTGGGACGATCCATTGAGGACGAAAAACACCGGCACGGACTGTTTACCTATTACTTCCTCCGCGCGCTGCGCGGAGACGCCGATACCAATCGGGACGGCGAGGTGACGTTAGGAGAAACTGCCGCTTATCTGGGGCAGAAGGTACCGTGGGCCTCTAAGAGTCAGTACGGACAAGAGCAGCGTCCGCTCGTCCTTCCCCCGTTGAAAGCTACGGATCCAGCCGGTGCAGTGGTCCTGACGAAACCGGCCGCGATCACCGCCGTCGAAGCACCCTGA
- a CDS encoding carbamoyltransferase C-terminal domain-containing protein has translation MLVLGLSNMRDAAAALTEDGRILAAAEEERFVRVKHVTALPVHAIRSCLQTAGARLRDVDAVAVPWKYWEVGRRATLVLRGMLQSSELRRVKARRSYERLGQEWKELIFLRRLLSRQIDGTACPNPVFLDHHLCHAASAVLVSPFKEAAVLIVDGASESHTTTFARADERTIDVLGRIPIPDSLGQFYAAMTAYLGFVPDQDEYIVMGMAGYGKPGYARSIRDRILPLLPEGRFRLNTNLLDFHLARRRIFVPEFLGLFGPARLPGGDVTDRHRDMAASVQLVLEETMLHLARHLRRITGLTRLCLAGGVAYNCVANSRLRRESGFEEIYVPPAAGDSGAALGAALWLTHRRGFLTHRTAMRTAAWGPGYEDRDCRSVLEAASLEVTTLPDAQLCDTVAGELARGRLVFWFQDRMEFGPRALGNRSLLADPRRADVRELINAKVKHREPFRPFAPSVLEERAGEYFDLPGSSPFMLFTAPVLPSARDLIPAVLHIDGSARVQTVDGHANPRYRLLLEAFAKLTGVPVLLNTSFNVNEPIVCTPEDAVQCFLRTEVEWLVMGNLLARRPGRSAGFSSGAER, from the coding sequence ATGCTGGTACTCGGTCTTTCGAACATGCGGGATGCTGCTGCGGCGCTGACGGAGGACGGCCGGATCCTCGCGGCGGCTGAGGAGGAGCGGTTTGTCCGCGTCAAACACGTCACGGCGCTTCCGGTTCATGCCATTCGATCCTGCCTCCAAACGGCGGGCGCACGACTTCGCGACGTCGATGCCGTGGCGGTGCCGTGGAAATATTGGGAAGTGGGACGTCGCGCAACCCTGGTACTCCGCGGGATGTTGCAGTCGTCGGAGTTGCGCAGGGTCAAGGCCAGGAGGAGTTACGAGCGTCTCGGTCAGGAATGGAAGGAACTGATCTTCCTGCGACGACTCTTGTCACGGCAGATCGACGGAACGGCTTGTCCCAATCCGGTATTTCTCGACCATCACCTCTGTCACGCAGCCAGCGCCGTCTTGGTTTCGCCCTTCAAGGAAGCGGCGGTCCTCATTGTCGACGGCGCGTCGGAATCCCACACCACCACCTTCGCTCGGGCAGATGAGCGGACCATTGATGTCTTGGGCCGGATTCCGATTCCCGATTCGCTCGGACAATTCTATGCGGCCATGACCGCGTATCTCGGGTTTGTTCCAGATCAGGACGAGTACATCGTTATGGGGATGGCGGGATACGGAAAGCCGGGTTATGCCCGGTCCATTCGCGACCGCATCCTGCCGCTGCTGCCGGAGGGGAGATTTCGTCTCAATACGAACCTGCTGGATTTCCATTTGGCACGTCGGCGGATCTTCGTTCCGGAATTTCTCGGACTGTTCGGCCCGGCCCGGCTGCCCGGCGGAGACGTCACGGACCGTCATCGAGATATGGCGGCCAGCGTGCAACTCGTGCTGGAAGAGACGATGCTGCATCTGGCCCGGCATCTGAGACGGATCACGGGGCTGACCCGACTGTGCCTGGCCGGAGGTGTCGCGTATAACTGCGTGGCCAACAGTCGCCTCCGGCGGGAGTCCGGATTCGAGGAGATCTACGTGCCGCCCGCGGCCGGAGATTCCGGCGCGGCGCTCGGTGCGGCGCTGTGGCTGACGCATCGGCGCGGTTTTCTCACCCATCGAACGGCGATGCGGACGGCTGCGTGGGGACCCGGGTACGAGGATCGGGATTGCAGAAGCGTGCTCGAAGCGGCGAGCTTGGAAGTCACCACGTTGCCGGATGCGCAGCTATGCGACACGGTTGCGGGCGAACTGGCGCGCGGTCGATTGGTGTTCTGGTTTCAAGATCGAATGGAATTCGGCCCGCGAGCATTGGGGAATCGAAGCCTCCTCGCCGATCCGCGCCGCGCGGATGTGCGGGAACTGATCAACGCCAAGGTGAAACACCGGGAGCCGTTTCGTCCTTTTGCGCCGTCGGTGCTGGAGGAGCGGGCGGGCGAATACTTTGACCTTCCCGGATCTTCTCCCTTCATGCTGTTCACGGCGCCGGTCCTTCCCTCGGCGAGGGACCTCATTCCCGCGGTCTTGCACATCGACGGGTCGGCACGCGTGCAAACCGTGGATGGGCACGCGAATCCGCGCTATCGTCTTCTGCTCGAGGCCTTTGCCAAGCTGACGGGAGTACCTGTGCTCCTGAACACGTCGTTCAATGTGAACGAGCCGATCGTCTGTACGCCGGAGGATGCCGTGCAGTGCTTTCTGCGAACGGAGGTGGAGTGGTTGGTGATGGGAAATCTCCTTGCCAGACGGCCGGGCCGTTCCGCCGGCTTTTCATCAGGCGCCGAGCGGTAG
- a CDS encoding glycosyltransferase family 2 protein, whose translation MMLFPLLVESMHHSIIIPAYNEAGRILPYLRRITDYMRERGRPYEVLVVDDGSTDATPSVVEALSVSRPEISLLRLPDRRGKGAAVRRGMQAATGQLQLFADADGATPIEELPRLQQAIEQGADLAIGSRALASRLPAFSVRAKLYRTILGSLFNAAVRQGGIRAIADTQCGFKLFRRSVAQDLFAVGTIDGYGLDLELLYVAQRRGYRIAEVPINWADQPGSKVRVWRDGFLMMRDLARVRQNDRKGLYRTASFVEPLTSDHPPRFGLPLN comes from the coding sequence ATGATGTTGTTCCCGCTTCTCGTGGAATCTATGCATCACTCGATCATCATCCCCGCCTATAACGAAGCCGGTCGAATCCTACCCTACCTCCGAAGAATTACGGACTATATGCGGGAGCGCGGGCGCCCCTATGAAGTGCTGGTGGTCGACGACGGGAGCACCGATGCAACCCCCTCGGTCGTCGAAGCCCTGTCGGTGTCCAGACCGGAAATCAGCCTGCTTCGGCTCCCCGATCGGCGAGGGAAAGGCGCCGCGGTCAGACGCGGCATGCAGGCCGCAACCGGACAGCTTCAATTGTTTGCCGACGCGGACGGGGCTACCCCTATTGAGGAGCTGCCCCGGCTGCAACAGGCCATCGAACAGGGAGCCGACCTGGCCATCGGGTCGCGGGCTCTCGCGTCCCGGCTCCCGGCATTTTCCGTCCGAGCGAAGTTGTACCGCACGATCCTCGGCAGCCTGTTCAATGCCGCCGTTCGACAGGGGGGCATTCGCGCCATTGCGGACACGCAATGCGGGTTCAAACTGTTCCGTCGCTCGGTGGCCCAAGACCTCTTCGCTGTGGGGACGATCGACGGCTATGGGTTGGATCTGGAGCTGCTCTATGTCGCGCAACGCCGAGGGTATCGGATTGCGGAGGTTCCGATCAACTGGGCCGATCAGCCGGGCTCGAAGGTCCGCGTCTGGCGCGACGGCTTCCTGATGATGCGGGACCTGGCTCGTGTCCGACAGAACGACCGGAAAGGGCTCTACCGCACCGCCTCCTTCGTCGAACCATTGACCTCAGACCACCCGCCCCGTTTCGGTCTACCTCTCAATTAG